A window from Synechococcus sp. RSCCF101 encodes these proteins:
- a CDS encoding type 1 glutamine amidotransferase, protein MARLWVLQHLAREGPGLFASMAKAHRLEVEVRRLDRGDPLPEPGGGDGLLVLGGPMGVGDLENPAYPWLKAESDLIRHSLEKGTPVIGVCLGAQLLAHAAGGNVEPLLGGRPPRPQPEVGWGAIELMAEERTDPMLAGLPKRLDVLHWHGDRILLPASARLLARSERCLEQLFRIGETACGLQFHVEVEREGVEQWIEEDGAFIRSALGDGAAMLLRSQQERHGAATGGARRQLLENLFNVLW, encoded by the coding sequence ATGGCACGGTTATGGGTCCTGCAGCACCTGGCGCGGGAGGGCCCCGGGCTCTTCGCGTCCATGGCGAAGGCCCACCGCCTTGAGGTGGAGGTCCGGCGACTGGATCGTGGTGATCCACTGCCGGAGCCGGGGGGCGGAGACGGCCTGCTCGTGCTGGGAGGACCCATGGGTGTGGGCGATCTGGAGAACCCGGCCTACCCCTGGCTGAAAGCCGAGTCCGACCTGATCCGCCACTCGCTGGAGAAGGGCACACCCGTGATCGGGGTGTGCCTGGGGGCACAGCTTCTCGCCCACGCCGCCGGCGGCAACGTGGAGCCGCTGCTGGGAGGGCGTCCGCCCAGGCCCCAGCCGGAGGTGGGCTGGGGAGCGATCGAGCTGATGGCGGAGGAACGCACCGATCCGATGCTGGCGGGGCTGCCGAAGCGGCTGGATGTGCTGCACTGGCACGGAGACCGCATCCTGCTGCCGGCGAGCGCCCGCCTGCTCGCCCGCAGCGAGCGCTGCCTGGAGCAGCTGTTCCGGATCGGGGAGACAGCCTGCGGCCTCCAGTTCCATGTGGAGGTGGAGCGGGAGGGAGTGGAGCAGTGGATCGAGGAGGACGGCGCCTTCATCCGCAGCGCCCTCGGCGATGGCGCCGCCATGCTGCTGCGCAGCCAGCAGGAGCGACACGGCGCAGCCACCGGGGGAGCACGACGGCAGCTACTGGAGAATCTCTTCAACGTGTTGTGGTGA
- a CDS encoding carboxylesterase yields the protein MGVTTADPGPISLPAHPDGWLGPDGRVPWRDAPLTVLLLHGFTGSPSSLRPVADQLHARGYGVEAPLLAGHGTRLEDLMPVRRSDWTAQVAQWCEQLGKRGPLVLGGLSLGALLALQEGLRQGGPSGRLRGLLLFAPPIGVRDPRRFLAPLLVRLVTTLPKQTDWFADPDAAAGMWSYDRFPAACSMELLRLMGEVRRQCRALARPVLPLPTLLVGSRRDPVVSATGLEWLAQRLDPTISRLHWLDRSGHVLTLDLQWPELADLSLAALASWS from the coding sequence ATGGGGGTGACGACGGCGGATCCGGGACCCATCTCCCTGCCGGCACATCCCGATGGCTGGCTCGGCCCGGATGGTCGGGTGCCTTGGCGTGACGCTCCCCTCACCGTGCTGCTGCTGCATGGCTTCACCGGTTCCCCCTCCAGCCTGAGGCCGGTGGCCGACCAGTTGCATGCGCGGGGTTATGGGGTGGAAGCGCCGTTGCTGGCGGGCCACGGCACCCGCCTGGAGGATCTGATGCCGGTGCGGCGCTCCGACTGGACGGCCCAGGTGGCGCAGTGGTGCGAACAGCTCGGCAAGCGGGGGCCGCTGGTGCTGGGTGGGCTGTCGCTCGGGGCATTGCTGGCCCTGCAGGAGGGGTTGCGCCAGGGAGGCCCCTCCGGTCGTTTGCGCGGCCTGCTGTTGTTCGCTCCGCCGATCGGGGTGCGCGATCCACGCCGTTTCCTGGCCCCGCTGCTGGTGCGGCTGGTGACCACCCTGCCCAAGCAGACCGACTGGTTCGCCGATCCCGACGCCGCTGCCGGCATGTGGTCCTACGACCGCTTTCCCGCGGCCTGCAGCATGGAGTTGCTGCGCCTGATGGGTGAGGTGCGCCGGCAGTGTCGCGCCCTGGCACGGCCGGTGCTGCCCCTGCCGACGCTGCTCGTGGGCAGCCGCCGCGATCCGGTGGTGAGCGCCACCGGGTTGGAATGGCTGGCCCAGCGGCTCGATCCGACCATCAGCCGGCTGCACTGGCTGGACCGCAGCGGCCACGTGCTCACCCTCGATCTTCAGTGGCCCGAGCTAGCCGACCTCAGCCTGGCGGCGCTGGCGTCATGGTCGTGA
- a CDS encoding secondary thiamine-phosphate synthase enzyme YjbQ encodes MPSLRLSIDTSGPVSCHPVTDRLRRFVADSGIRDGLLVACGLHTTMALVVNEMEPRLLMDLEQWLARLAPAAEPWKHNDLELRPDIPADEPCNAHAHLQALLLGNQVHLPLIEGELALGTYQDVILVELDGPRRRQVVVQLQPESHEPQEPISWG; translated from the coding sequence ATGCCGAGCCTGCGCCTCAGCATCGATACATCCGGTCCCGTCTCCTGCCACCCCGTCACCGACCGGTTGCGCCGGTTCGTGGCCGACAGTGGCATCCGCGACGGCCTGCTGGTGGCCTGCGGTCTGCACACCACCATGGCTCTGGTGGTGAACGAGATGGAACCGCGCCTGCTGATGGACCTGGAGCAGTGGCTGGCGCGGCTGGCCCCGGCGGCAGAGCCCTGGAAGCACAACGATCTCGAGCTGCGACCCGACATCCCTGCCGATGAACCCTGCAACGCCCACGCCCATCTCCAGGCCCTGTTGCTGGGAAACCAGGTGCACCTGCCCCTGATCGAGGGTGAGCTGGCTCTGGGCACCTACCAGGACGTGATCCTGGTGGAGCTCGATGGGCCCCGCCGCCGCCAGGTGGTGGTGCAGCTGCAACCGGAGAGTCATGAGCCGCAGGAACCGATCTCCTGGGGCTGA
- a CDS encoding cytidine deaminase has product MVDPLIEAARAAARRAHCPYSHFAVGAAVRCRDGTVLPGCNVENASYGLCLCAERVALSAAVAAGREPVELAVCCASAGADAPAGSRMPCGACRQVMAELMPPESRVHVDGVGVFRVSDLMPEPFRLN; this is encoded by the coding sequence ATGGTCGACCCCCTGATCGAGGCGGCGCGGGCCGCAGCCCGCCGTGCCCATTGCCCCTATTCCCACTTCGCCGTTGGGGCGGCGGTGCGCTGCCGCGACGGGACGGTGCTGCCTGGCTGCAATGTGGAGAATGCGAGTTACGGGCTCTGCCTCTGCGCCGAGCGGGTGGCGCTGTCCGCCGCAGTGGCGGCTGGACGGGAACCGGTGGAGCTGGCGGTCTGCTGCGCCTCGGCTGGTGCCGACGCGCCGGCGGGATCCCGCATGCCGTGCGGGGCCTGCCGGCAGGTGATGGCCGAACTGATGCCGCCCGAGAGCCGCGTGCATGTGGATGGTGTGGGCGTGTTCCGCGTCAGCGACCTGATGCCGGAGCCGTTTCGTCTGAACTGA